A genomic window from Sphingobacterium spiritivorum includes:
- a CDS encoding SusD/RagB family nutrient-binding outer membrane lipoprotein — protein MKNTLSKIALTVVSVLTLSACSKFDEINTNPTSATSDQVQVEYFLNNSIISAQQDPHIAERVFVLYWKSAARQHLSGGIATGGNNADWTNDYWRYISEWLNHANTAIQMANEKAQNGTAQEYNNNLLQVSRIWRVYLMSELSDNFGPIPINAFQGTNPEFNSEKDVYYFLLDELKDAVSKIDATIARPEKLKKLDPAYQYDWDNWIRYANSMRMRLAMRIAEVDPSKAKNEFEAAAQTQKYIVNANQIFQVAEKPGWDALTGVMSREWNGQVLSSTLNNLYIGLGGIKSENQLDASMHSSIKPANYIGKRFLEHFSVMTNDPSAGYFLDGLPYSIDPRAYKTFYIPGNINSPVWSNYPSWTDDAKTTKVKLQRSSGDIEIDTKNTWSTSTIGDFGAKGAANGIRAVQIGKIPGLAQTFRNSNNKRIFFGSWETYFLLAEAAIKNWNTGISAQSAYENGIKASFEYMGVSQFANDYLNSTDYNRTGTSVKFTHTTEPGASHIMDFIDGYTGTTSTTTVLYPVNTIYKNGTVKNDALTKIITQKYIANMPWLPLEAWCDQRRLGLPFFENPAIENPLPNLPALSSNNYMTNQISFFPQRLRYPASLANSDSKGYNQAVSLLGKTDAVLSPLWWAKQQ, from the coding sequence ATGAAAAATACATTATCAAAAATAGCATTAACAGTTGTATCAGTTCTAACACTGTCAGCATGTTCAAAATTTGATGAAATTAATACCAATCCGACCAGTGCAACAAGCGACCAGGTTCAGGTTGAATATTTTTTAAACAATTCTATTATCTCTGCTCAGCAGGATCCTCATATCGCAGAACGTGTATTTGTACTATACTGGAAATCAGCTGCGCGCCAGCATTTGTCCGGAGGTATCGCTACAGGTGGCAACAATGCAGACTGGACAAATGATTATTGGCGCTATATCTCCGAATGGCTAAATCATGCAAATACAGCTATCCAAATGGCAAATGAAAAAGCTCAAAATGGTACAGCTCAGGAATATAACAATAATCTGCTTCAGGTATCCAGAATATGGCGCGTTTATTTAATGAGCGAATTATCTGATAATTTCGGACCAATACCAATCAATGCTTTTCAAGGAACCAATCCAGAATTTAATTCCGAAAAAGACGTTTATTACTTTTTGCTCGACGAGCTTAAAGATGCGGTTTCAAAAATAGATGCAACTATCGCTCGCCCGGAAAAGTTAAAAAAATTAGATCCGGCCTATCAGTACGATTGGGATAATTGGATAAGGTATGCAAACTCTATGCGTATGCGTTTAGCTATGCGAATCGCTGAAGTAGACCCTTCGAAAGCTAAAAATGAATTTGAAGCTGCTGCCCAGACACAGAAATATATTGTTAATGCGAATCAGATTTTTCAGGTAGCCGAAAAACCAGGATGGGATGCTTTGACAGGTGTAATGAGCAGAGAATGGAACGGACAAGTATTATCTTCTACTCTAAACAATTTATATATAGGTCTAGGTGGGATTAAATCTGAAAATCAATTGGATGCATCAATGCATTCCAGCATTAAGCCTGCAAACTATATCGGAAAACGATTCTTAGAACACTTTTCCGTAATGACAAACGATCCGTCTGCAGGTTATTTTTTGGATGGACTACCCTATAGTATTGATCCGAGAGCTTATAAAACCTTTTATATTCCAGGGAATATAAACAGTCCCGTATGGTCTAATTATCCATCATGGACCGATGATGCAAAGACAACCAAAGTAAAGCTGCAACGTTCTTCTGGGGATATTGAGATAGATACTAAAAATACATGGAGTACATCCACCATTGGAGATTTTGGAGCAAAAGGAGCTGCCAATGGTATTAGGGCAGTACAGATTGGAAAAATACCAGGATTAGCTCAAACATTCAGAAACAGCAATAACAAACGGATATTTTTTGGCAGTTGGGAAACATATTTCCTTTTAGCAGAAGCTGCCATAAAAAACTGGAATACAGGAATATCTGCACAATCCGCTTATGAAAACGGCATTAAAGCAAGCTTTGAATATATGGGTGTCTCCCAGTTTGCCAATGATTATCTGAATTCGACTGACTACAATAGAACTGGGACTTCTGTAAAATTCACACATACTACAGAACCGGGAGCCTCTCATATCATGGATTTTATTGATGGATATACAGGTACAACAAGCACAACAACTGTTCTCTACCCTGTAAATACAATTTATAAAAACGGAACAGTAAAGAATGATGCTTTGACCAAGATTATAACACAAAAGTATATTGCAAATATGCCATGGTTGCCTCTGGAAGCATGGTGTGATCAGAGAAGACTGGGCTTACCCTTCTTTGAAAATCCGGCAATTGAAAATCCTTTGCCCAATTTACCAGCTTTATCAAGCAATAATTATATGACAAATCAAATTAGTTTTTTCCCACAGCGATTGAGATATCCTGCCAGCCTCGCTAATTCAGATAGTAAAGGTTATAATCAAGCGGTATCTCTATTGGGAAAAACAGATGCGGTTCTTTCTCCTCTATGGTGGGCCAAACAACAATAA
- a CDS encoding ROK family protein, translating into MEKTNYGLKELIISLLYYEKSYSIADLSLLIGKSIPSTTKIINELADYNLIIEDGLAPSTGGRRPIKYTINSNLNKFILSVAIDQHYSTAVIYDLSNEERTPVFTIENHLDNHDEVFDNIVGLMEKTLQHGEFNQNNILGIGISMPGFVDNKQGTNGSYKDKNTKLYYIKREIENRFQLPTFIENDSTAIAIAEQNFGKARNTSHSLVINIGWGVGLGIIVDNKLFRGYSGYAGEFSHIPLSDSNKLCSCGKKGCLEVEASLSAAVEFAEEKLQSGEKSKLANHLTNDRLESSNSLIQSALNGDQLAISALTKSGYMLGKGVATLIHIMNPEKIILSGRGSQAGQILMPQIQTAINEFCIPRIAQKTSVEISDLKNKAQLIGSACIVLEYSLSKFVNLN; encoded by the coding sequence ATGGAAAAGACCAATTATGGACTTAAAGAGCTCATTATAAGCTTATTATATTATGAAAAATCGTATTCTATTGCCGATCTCAGCTTATTAATTGGCAAAAGCATTCCGAGTACGACAAAAATAATTAATGAACTGGCTGATTACAACCTTATTATAGAAGACGGATTAGCACCTTCTACAGGAGGTCGCAGGCCAATAAAGTATACGATAAACTCAAATCTAAATAAATTTATTCTTTCCGTAGCAATTGACCAGCATTACTCCACTGCTGTAATCTATGATCTTTCCAACGAAGAACGTACGCCTGTATTTACAATAGAAAATCATCTGGATAACCATGATGAAGTATTCGACAATATTGTAGGTCTTATGGAGAAAACGCTTCAACATGGAGAATTCAATCAAAATAATATTCTTGGAATAGGTATCAGTATGCCGGGATTTGTGGATAATAAACAGGGAACTAACGGTTCTTACAAGGATAAAAATACCAAATTGTATTATATCAAACGCGAAATAGAAAACCGCTTTCAACTGCCTACTTTTATTGAGAATGACTCCACAGCAATTGCAATAGCAGAACAGAATTTTGGAAAAGCCAGAAACACCTCTCATTCACTTGTTATTAATATAGGATGGGGTGTTGGATTGGGGATAATCGTAGATAATAAGCTTTTCAGAGGATACAGCGGTTATGCCGGGGAATTCAGTCATATTCCACTTTCAGACAGCAACAAACTGTGTTCTTGTGGCAAAAAGGGCTGTCTGGAAGTCGAAGCATCTTTATCTGCAGCTGTTGAATTTGCAGAAGAAAAACTTCAGAGCGGTGAAAAATCCAAATTAGCAAATCACCTGACCAATGACCGGTTAGAGAGCAGCAATTCGCTTATACAATCTGCACTAAACGGGGATCAGCTTGCTATTTCGGCACTTACCAAGTCCGGCTATATGCTTGGAAAAGGAGTCGCTACATTAATCCATATCATGAATCCTGAAAAGATTATCCTGAGCGGTCGCGGATCTCAGGCTGGTCAGATTCTGATGCCTCAGATACAAACCGCAATCAATGAATTCTGTATACCCCGAATAGCACAAAAAACAAGTGTAGAGATATCCGATCTGAAAAACAAGGCACAATTGATAGGATCTGCCTGTATCGTATTGGAATATTCGCTATCCAAATTTGTAAACCTTAATTAA
- a CDS encoding SusC/RagA family TonB-linked outer membrane protein, with protein sequence MKQFYQTCCTIMLLSIFSITSVFAQQTVTGKVTDASGNVPGVSVSVKGTSRGTQTAADGSYSIQASEGDILRFSMVGYSAQEVTVTTAKTINILLEENQGSLDEVVVTALGIKREAKSLGYSTQKVGGEELTKTNAPNALVGAMGKVSGMNVSLSNGVEGGSQRVVIRGAASLTGANQPLYVVDGMPLDNNPISSRGNDITKANGASQDWGSALNFINPDDIEDITVLKGPTAAALYGARGGNGVVLITTKKGKLKEGFGIDYNYTFRSNDPFRFQEMQNKYGYGGAIALYSKTPTLPTDGNGQLRYPGEAPWTNSGITDQKWLSHGQVPGGKNTYDYFSWYGTGASWGAEMAGQEITWWDGTKRKYSPQPDNVQSFYRTGNTQTHNVAFSGANDLGSIRLSYTKQNNTAIIPNSDFSNNTFNLGSNIKITKKVTADVTTSYINYSRKNSPEVGNSNNSWGKFSTYGMSRDYQNLEKDIYRNADGSKNLLDGSVYPLSYPYGGYGKDIYWNTFMNNSYLNRDQLLGTIKLNAEITDWLSVMGRASGNFSSDEIERKNYPTDKEGVQGTYAHELYKTTERNLDFLATAKKDNLGGSKFSGSIAVGASSWYSNYRGVQAKNDGPFAVPYLFYLKNINKTGNAIDFQPEEERIEQQINSVFTIGNISYDNFLFLEATFRNDWASTLPKDTRSYNYPAASLSYVFTEKWNARPSWLDYGKLRAAFAKSAIGTKPYQTSYIYKTGIFNGQPTRRIAENLLPASTLRPQRSTSYELGTDMSFLQNRLGLTFTYYKVNSTDQIIDLNIAPSSGITGVRTNSGELQNQGIEFTLRGTPVKTKDFSWDLTLNGAHNKNKLVYLAPGIEEYYLDEMFGINGVTMKVKVGDNFGTIYGTDFTYDKETGKRIVEQVLDANGQVAGTRYKVTTDQVAIGNANPKLTGGLGTNLRYKNFSLYALADFKWGGDVWSGSYSTAMGNGQAPETLYERDGNGLAYTYPDGTTANHGVIMDGILVDPNGNRLGENTQVVHYMWKYAGSYAAWSGINMPRSLAVMDNSWIKLRELRLTYQIPKSVVQKTKFFQGLSASVIGRDLFYIYTSLPDKLNPEAINGIGNAQGIEFGALPGVRSFGFSLNASF encoded by the coding sequence ATGAAACAATTCTATCAAACATGTTGCACAATCATGCTGCTATCGATCTTCTCGATAACAAGCGTATTTGCACAGCAGACCGTTACAGGAAAGGTAACGGATGCAAGTGGAAATGTTCCCGGAGTATCGGTTTCCGTAAAAGGAACTTCCCGCGGAACACAAACAGCAGCGGACGGAAGTTACTCTATTCAGGCATCAGAGGGAGACATCTTACGTTTCTCAATGGTCGGCTACAGCGCACAGGAAGTAACAGTAACAACTGCTAAAACGATTAATATTTTATTAGAAGAAAATCAAGGATCACTTGATGAAGTAGTGGTAACAGCTTTAGGTATTAAAAGAGAAGCGAAATCTTTAGGGTACTCCACTCAAAAAGTAGGAGGAGAAGAATTAACCAAAACCAATGCGCCAAACGCATTAGTCGGAGCTATGGGGAAAGTTTCGGGTATGAATGTCAGTTTGTCAAATGGAGTCGAGGGAGGCTCGCAACGCGTAGTCATTCGTGGTGCTGCGTCTCTGACGGGAGCAAATCAGCCTTTATATGTAGTAGATGGTATGCCTCTGGATAATAATCCGATTTCCAGCAGAGGAAATGACATTACAAAAGCAAACGGAGCTTCACAAGATTGGGGATCTGCACTAAATTTTATAAATCCGGATGATATCGAAGACATCACTGTATTAAAAGGTCCGACTGCAGCAGCTCTGTACGGAGCCCGTGGAGGTAATGGTGTAGTATTGATCACCACAAAAAAAGGGAAATTAAAAGAGGGATTTGGAATAGATTATAATTATACATTCCGCTCTAATGATCCTTTTCGTTTTCAGGAGATGCAAAATAAATATGGATATGGTGGAGCAATTGCACTTTATTCAAAAACACCAACATTACCTACTGATGGAAATGGTCAGTTGAGATATCCGGGAGAAGCTCCATGGACCAATTCAGGAATCACTGATCAAAAATGGTTAAGCCATGGTCAGGTACCCGGAGGTAAAAATACATACGATTACTTCAGCTGGTATGGAACAGGTGCATCATGGGGTGCAGAGATGGCTGGTCAGGAAATCACATGGTGGGATGGTACAAAAAGAAAATATTCTCCACAGCCGGATAACGTCCAGTCCTTTTACCGCACAGGAAATACACAAACGCACAATGTAGCGTTCAGCGGAGCAAATGACCTTGGAAGTATCAGACTCTCTTATACCAAACAAAATAATACTGCTATTATTCCAAACAGTGATTTTAGTAATAATACATTTAACCTTGGAAGTAATATCAAAATCACTAAAAAAGTGACTGCTGACGTTACAACAAGTTATATCAATTATTCCAGAAAAAATTCACCTGAAGTGGGTAACAGCAACAATTCGTGGGGAAAATTCTCTACCTACGGTATGTCAAGAGATTACCAGAATCTGGAAAAGGACATTTATCGGAATGCTGACGGAAGCAAAAATCTACTAGACGGATCAGTATATCCTCTAAGCTATCCATACGGTGGCTATGGAAAGGACATTTACTGGAATACTTTCATGAACAACTCTTATCTGAACAGAGATCAGCTGTTAGGTACCATTAAGTTGAATGCCGAAATTACAGACTGGCTTAGTGTAATGGGAAGAGCTTCAGGAAACTTCTCATCAGACGAAATAGAAAGAAAAAACTATCCAACCGATAAAGAAGGTGTACAGGGAACTTATGCACATGAATTGTATAAAACGACCGAACGTAACTTAGACTTTTTAGCCACAGCTAAAAAAGATAATCTGGGAGGATCAAAATTTAGTGGAAGTATTGCAGTAGGTGCAAGTTCCTGGTACTCTAACTACAGAGGTGTGCAGGCTAAAAATGATGGGCCCTTTGCTGTTCCGTATTTGTTTTATTTAAAAAACATTAATAAAACAGGTAATGCAATTGACTTTCAACCTGAAGAGGAGCGTATAGAACAACAAATAAACTCTGTATTTACCATCGGTAATATTTCCTACGACAACTTCCTTTTCTTAGAAGCAACTTTCAGAAATGACTGGGCTTCTACATTACCTAAAGACACACGCAGCTACAATTACCCTGCTGCATCCCTAAGTTATGTTTTTACGGAAAAGTGGAACGCTAGACCATCCTGGTTGGATTATGGTAAACTTAGGGCAGCTTTTGCAAAAAGTGCAATAGGTACAAAGCCTTATCAGACTTCATATATCTATAAAACAGGAATTTTCAATGGACAACCAACCCGCAGAATAGCCGAAAATCTATTGCCGGCAAGTACATTAAGGCCACAAAGATCTACTTCCTATGAGTTAGGTACGGATATGAGCTTTCTGCAAAACCGCTTAGGATTGACTTTCACCTACTATAAAGTAAATTCTACGGATCAGATTATCGACCTTAATATAGCTCCTTCTTCCGGTATAACAGGAGTAAGAACAAATTCGGGAGAACTGCAAAATCAAGGTATTGAATTCACCTTAAGAGGTACTCCAGTAAAAACCAAAGACTTCTCCTGGGATTTAACATTAAACGGAGCCCACAACAAAAACAAATTAGTCTACTTAGCTCCCGGTATCGAAGAATACTATCTTGATGAAATGTTTGGCATCAACGGTGTGACTATGAAAGTAAAAGTTGGTGACAACTTTGGTACAATTTACGGCACAGATTTTACCTACGACAAAGAAACAGGAAAGCGGATAGTCGAACAAGTGCTAGATGCAAATGGTCAGGTGGCAGGTACACGGTATAAAGTAACGACAGATCAGGTTGCCATCGGTAATGCAAACCCTAAACTTACCGGAGGTCTGGGAACAAATCTTCGTTATAAAAACTTCTCTCTGTACGCATTAGCGGACTTCAAATGGGGAGGAGATGTCTGGAGTGGCAGTTATTCTACAGCAATGGGGAATGGACAAGCTCCGGAAACCTTATATGAACGTGATGGAAACGGATTAGCATATACTTATCCTGATGGTACAACTGCCAATCATGGTGTTATTATGGATGGTATTTTAGTGGACCCAAATGGTAACAGACTTGGAGAAAACACACAAGTTGTGCACTATATGTGGAAATATGCAGGATCATATGCGGCCTGGTCAGGTATTAATATGCCACGTAGTTTAGCGGTTATGGACAATTCATGGATCAAACTTCGTGAGCTTAGACTAACCTATCAGATTCCTAAATCAGTTGTTCAAAAGACCAAGTTTTTCCAGGGACTTAGTGCTTCTGTAATAGGACGGGATCTATTCTATATATATACCAGCTTACCAGACAAGTTAAATCCGGAAGCGATTAACGGTATCGGGAATGCACAGGGCATTGAATTCGGCGCTTTGCCTGGCGTCCGCTCTTTCGGATTTAGCCTAAATGCTTCATTTTAA